In Cynocephalus volans isolate mCynVol1 chromosome 3, mCynVol1.pri, whole genome shotgun sequence, one DNA window encodes the following:
- the CEP170B gene encoding centrosomal protein of 170 kDa protein B isoform X3, which produces MSVTSWFLVSSSGTRHRLPRELIFVGRDECELMLQSRSVDKQHAVINYDPDRDEHWVKDLGSLNGTFVNDVRIPDQKYVTLRLNDVIRFGYDSNMYVLERVQHRVPEEALKHEKYTSQLQVNVPGSAPKRGEALPEHTPYCEPSNPRLEKGDRRPGAEATTYRTPLYGQPSWWGEDDGVTPPEDRRQEEPYPERPREQQDVELNGTLAGIHAPAEPQGYPFRREPSYFEIPTKEAPLPPRPPEVPLHEAPTKDVEAGGGGVAPVVQSHASFTIEFDDCSPGKVKIKDHITKFSLRQRRPPGKEATPVEMVSAETKVADWLVQNDPSLLRRAGQGDDRHSTKSDLPIHTRTLKGHKHEDGTQSDSEDPQAKAAAAAGIPGEASGEQMRLQRQIKRDPQELLHNQQAFVIEFFDEDTPRKKRSQSFTHTPPTDPKADKRRGPGPADRDRPGVPAPARAAGGSSGPQRASSLKREKTEERLGGPSPAARASARPFGSVGRRSRLAQDFMAQCLRESSPTPRPGPEKAPPVLPAPLTPRGASPVAPSTPPPPPADPQLTKARKQEEDDSLSDAGTYTIETEAQDKEVEEARKMIDQVFGVLESPELSRVSSATFRPVIRGDKDESGDGGMAQRMALLQEFAFRPLGINPQAEPQGLLAPGSPVGQKWASRWASLADSYSDPGLAEDGPGRRASEPEGALPVRTRRLLPQLPSDRADSPAGPEAARRSRPGPPERGSEQASRLVGQEDLDPDSLSDASGSDGGRGPELGVEQQEERHRSPQEGPAWVRGRRSPRIPGEPVPTSFFIGDQNGEAAFPRKLFSALGEVEGAGQAAQPSPTARDGVYVSTNGRMVIQLRTGQPPEPNGPSLTPPKEALAFVRQESFTKEPASGPPAPSKPPHISSHPLLQDLTAARASCVDIHSQDTRLILKETETALAALEARLLSKSMDTECGEGGVPRPPEDSLSGDSDVDTASTVSLLSGKNGPSPTTPQSLGSQKEKPLSPPAAQELAGAGLGSARERLSEKQHRPLGLADPGRGEQGRRLAVQRGSGPQGSLDWPDEEHGSGLTHPPSSDVVISNHKTPEATGAGRPGPRRKPAAPPPSLAAREEHGRGSASAQKVQQALTRSNSLSTPRPTRASRLRRARLGDASDTEAADGERGTPANPEPVGRPVTEQTKKLSRLDILAMPRKRAGSFTGPSDSEATPTRASFSGRSAELYCAGRKPTMAEARAAARKAAATATTGPRQPFSRARPGSARYSSNTRCRQQGSDYTSTSEEDYGSQHGSPKHTRSHASTATQTPRAGSSGRSRSRAPGPRDTDDEEEGTDRYGFIVQTAEIAEIARLSQTLVKDVAILAQEIHDVAGDSDSLSPTRSPSLGNMASTPNSTISAHEELVQRIPEASLNFQKVPPGSSNSRDLDQNMNDSREDALANKTRPRNREEARTPPPHHHLQRTGRTAGDLRQPDAEPGVPAVSRHPREHGAPCREDEDPLSELRAGVGGPGSQDQC; this is translated from the exons TCCCGCAGCGTGGACAAGCAGCATGCCGTCATCAACTATGACCCGGACAGGGACGAGCACTGGGTGAAGGACCTGGGCAGCCTCAATGGG ACATTTGTGAATGATGTGCGCATCCCAGACCAGAAGTACGTCACGCTGAGGCTCAATGACGTCATCCGCTTCGGCTACG ATTCCAACATGTACGTGCTGGAGCGTGTGCAGCACCGTGTCCCTGAGGAGGCACTCAAG CATGAGAAGtacaccagccagctgcaggtGAACGTCCCCGGCTCAGCGCCCAAGAGGGGCGAGGCACTGCCAGAGCACACACCGTACTGCGAGCCCTCGAACCCCAGGCTGGAGAAGGGGGACCGGAGGCCAGGAGCAG AGGCCACAACTTACCGGACACCCCTGTACGGGCAGCCCTCCTGGTGGGGTGAGGACGATGGTGTCACGCCACCTGAAGACCGGCGCCAGGAGGAGCCCTACCCAG AGCGTCCCAGGGAGCAGCAGGACGTGGAGCTCAACGGAACATTAGCTGGTATTCATGCCCCCGCCGAGCCTCAGGGCTACCCATTCCGGAGGGAGCCCAGCTACTTCGAGATTCCCACGAAGGAGGCCCCGCTGCCGCCTCGGCCCCCCGAGGTGCCGCTGCACGAGGCACCCACAAAGGACGTGGAGGCAGGTGGGGGCGGGGTGGCCCCTGTGGTGCAGAGCCACGCCTCCTTCACCATCGAGTTTGATGACTGCAGCCCCGGCAAGGTCAAGATCAAGGACCACATCACCAAGTTCTCCCTGCGCCAGCGGCGGCCCCCAGGCAAAGAAGCCACACCTGTTGAGATGGTCTCAGCCGAAACCAAGGTGGCCGACTGGCTGGTGCAGAATGACCCAAGCCTGCTACGCCGGGCCGGCCAGGGGGATGACCGTCACAGCACCAAGAGTGACCTGCCCATCCACACCCGCACCCTGAAGG gccatAAGCACGAGGACGGAACGCAGAGTGACTCAGAGGACCCCCAGGCCAAGGCAGCTGCAGCAGCCGGGATCCCAGGGGAGGCCAGCGGGGAGCAGATGCGGCTGCAGAGGCAGATCAAGCGGGACCCGCAGGAACTGCTGCACAACCAGCAGGCCTTCGTCATCGAGTTCTTTGATGAGGACACGCCCCGCAAGAAGCGCTCCCAGTCCTTCACGCACACTCCGCCCACAGACCCCAAGGCTGACAAGCGCCGTGGCCCTGGGCCAGCTGATAGGGACCGGCCAGGTGTCCCGGCCCCCGCCCGGGCCGCAGGTGGCAGCTCGGGACCGCAGAGAGCCAGCTCGCTCAAACGGGAGAAGACGGAGGAGCGGCTGGGTGGCCCCTCACCTGCTGCCCGAGCCTCCGCCCGCCCCTTCGGCAGCGTGGGGCGCCGGTCCCGCCTGGCCCAGGACTTCATGGCCCAGTGTCTACGGGAGAGCTCCCCAACCCCACGGCCCGGCCCTGAGAAGGCACCCCCAGTGCTGCCTGCTCCCCTGACGCCCcgtggggccagccctgtggccccctccacccccccaccacctcccGCCGACCCCCAGCTGACTAAGGCACGCAAACAGGAGGAAGATGATAGCCTCAGCGACGCAGGGACCTACACCATCGAGACGGAGGCACAGGACAAGGAGGTGGAGGAGGCCCGGAAGATGATTGACCAG GTCTTTGGGGTGTTGGAGTCCCCTGAACTCTCCAGGGTGTCTTCGGCCACCTTCCGCCCAGTCATCCGAGGGGACAAAGATGAGTCCGGTGACGGGGGCATGGCTCAGCGGATGGCCCTCCTGCAGGAGTTTGCCTTCCGGCCGCTGGGTATAAACCCCCAGGCAGAGCCCCAG GGGCTCCTGGCGCCAGGCTCCCCTGTGGGTCAGAAATGGGCATCCCGCTGGGCCAGTCTGGCTGACAGCTACTCAGACCCAGGCCTTGCAG AGGACGGCCCCGGGCGCAGAGCCAGTGAGCCTGAGGGGGCCCTACCTGTTCGCACGCGGCGACTGCTCCCGCAGCTGCCCAGCGACAGGGCGGACAGCCCCGCGGGCCCCGAGGCTGCCAGGAGGAGCAGACCTGGGCCACCAGAGCGGGGCAGTGAGCAGGCCAGCCGCCTTGTAGGCCAGGAGGACCTGGACCCGGACAGTCTCAGTGATGCCAGTGGGTCTGATGGTGGCCGGGGCCCCGAGCTGGGCGTGGAGCAGCAGGAGGAGAGGCACAGGAGCCCCCAGGAGGGGCCAGCGTGGGTCAGGGGTCGGCGCTCACCGAGGATCCCCGGGGAGCCAGTCCCCACTTCTTTCTTCATCGGAGACCAGAATGGAGAGGCCGCCTTCCCCAGGAAACTGTTTTCGGCTCTAGGGGAGGTGGAGGGTGCAGGGCaggcagcccagcccagccccactgCGAGGGACGGCGTCTACGTCAGCACCAACGGGAGAATGGTCATCCAGCTGCGGACCGGGCAGCCCCCAGAACCTAACGGCCCCAGCCTGACCCCGCCCAAGGAGGCCCTGGCCTTCGTCCGACAAGAGAGCTTCACTAAGGAGCCAGCCAGTGGCCCCCCTGCACCCAGCAAGCCGCCCCACATCTCTAGCCACCCCCTCCTGCAGGACCTAACTGCAGCCCGGGCCTCGTGTGTGGACATCCACTCCCAGGACACTCGGCTTATCTTGAAGGAGACTGAGACAGCCCTGGCAGCCCTGGAGGCCCGACTGCTCTCCAAGTCCATGGACACAGAGTGTGGAGAGGGTGGTGTCCCCAGGCCACCAGAGGACTCCCTGTCTGGGGACTCGGATGTGGACACGGCCAGCACAGTCAGCCTGCTCAGTGGCAAGAATGGGCCCAGCCCGACGACCCCCCAGTCCCTGGGGTCACAGAAAGAGAAGCCGCTGTCTCCACCGGCAGCACAGGAGCTGGCAGGTGCCGGCCTGGGCAGTGCCCGCGAGCGGCTCTCGGAAAAGCAGCATCGCCCACTAGGCCTGGCAGACCCAGGTCGTGGGGAGCAGGGGCGGCGCCTGGCTGTGCAGCGAGGCAGTGGGCCCCAAGGCTCCCTGGACTGGCCCGATGAGGAGCATGGCTCCGgcctcacccacccacccagctcaGACGTGGTCATCTCCAACCACAAGACCCCCGAGGCCACGGGGGCAGGGCGGCCAGGGCCTCGGCGGAAACCAGCAGCCCCGCCACCATCCCTGGCTGCCCGAGAAGAGCACGGCCGTGGCTCAGCCAGTGCCCAGAAGGTGCAGCAGGCGCTGACCCGCTCCAACAGCCTGTCCACCCCACGGCCCACACGGGCCTCCCGGCTGAGGCGGGCCCGCCTGGGGGATGCCTCGGACACTGAGGCTGCGGATGGGGAACGGGGGACCCCGGCCAACCCAGAGCCAGTAGGCCGGCCAGTCACTGAGCAGACCAAGAAGCTGTCACGCTTGGACATCCTGGCCATGCCCCGAAAGCGGGCTGGCTCCTTCACAGGGCCCAGCGACTCCGAGGCAACCCCCACGCGCGCCAGCTTCTCTGGCCGCAGTGCCGAGCTGTACTGTGCCGGCCGCAAGCCCACCATGGCTGAAGCTCGGGCCGCCGCTAGGAAGGCCGCCGCCACTGCCACCACCGGCCCCCGCCAGCCCTTCAGCAGGGCCCGCCCAGGCAGCGCTAGATACTCCTCCA ACACGCGGTGCCGGCAGCAGGGCTCGGATTACACCTCTACGTCCGAGGAGGATTATGGCTCCCAGCACGGCTCCCCCAAACACACGCGCTCCCATGCCTCAACAGCCACGCAGACCCCGCGGGCCGGCAGCTCTGGCCGCTCTCGGTCCCGGGCTCCTGGCCCCCGGGACACAGACGACGAGGAAGAGGGGACTGACCGCTACGGTTTCATCGTGCAGACAGCTGAGATTGCCGAGATTGCCAG GCTGAGCCAGACTCTGGTGAAGGATGTGGCCATCCTGGCCCAGGAAATCCATGACGTGGCTGGGGACAGTGACTCTCTGAGCCCCACCCGCAGCCCTTCCCTTGGCAACATGGCCAGCACCCCCAACTCCACCATATCTGCCCACGAAGAG CTGGTGCAGCGCATCCCAGAGGCCAGCCTCAACTTCCAGAAGGTGCCGCCTGGCTCTTCGAACTCCCGGGACCTTGACCAGAACATGAATGACAGCCGGGAGGATGCCCTGGCCAACAAGACAAGGCCTCGGAACCGTGAGGAGGCACggacaccccctccccaccaccaccttcAGAGAACCGGCCGCACAGCGG GTGATCTTCGACAACCTGATGCTGAACCCGGTGTCCCAGCTGTCTCACGCCATCCGCGAGAACACGGAGCACCTTGCCGAGAAGATGAA GATCCTCTTTCAGAACTCAGGGCGGGCGTGGGAGGACCTGGAAGCCAGGATCAATGCTGA
- the CEP170B gene encoding centrosomal protein of 170 kDa protein B isoform X1, with protein sequence MSVTSWFLVSSSGTRHRLPRELIFVGRDECELMLQSRSVDKQHAVINYDPDRDEHWVKDLGSLNGTFVNDVRIPDQKYVTLRLNDVIRFGYDSNMYVLERVQHRVPEEALKHEKYTSQLQVNVPGSAPKRGEALPEHTPYCEPSNPRLEKGDRRPGAEATTYRTPLYGQPSWWGEDDGVTPPEDRRQEEPYPERPREQQDVELNGTLAGIHAPAEPQGYPFRREPSYFEIPTKEAPLPPRPPEVPLHEAPTKDVEAGGGGVAPVVQSHASFTIEFDDCSPGKVKIKDHITKFSLRQRRPPGKEATPVEMVSAETKVADWLVQNDPSLLRRAGQGDDRHSTKSDLPIHTRTLKGHKHEDGTQSDSEDPQAKAAAAAGIPGEASGEQMRLQRQIKRDPQELLHNQQAFVIEFFDEDTPRKKRSQSFTHTPPTDPKADKRRGPGPADRDRPGVPAPARAAGGSSGPQRASSLKREKTEERLGGPSPAARASARPFGSVGRRSRLAQDFMAQCLRESSPTPRPGPEKAPPVLPAPLTPRGASPVAPSTPPPPPADPQLTKARKQEEDDSLSDAGTYTIETEAQDKEVEEARKMIDQVFGVLESPELSRVSSATFRPVIRGDKDESGDGGMAQRMALLQEFAFRPLGINPQAEPQGLLAPGSPVGQKWASRWASLADSYSDPGLAEDGPGRRASEPEGALPVRTRRLLPQLPSDRADSPAGPEAARRSRPGPPERGSEQASRLVGQEDLDPDSLSDASGSDGGRGPELGVEQQEERHRSPQEGPAWVRGRRSPRIPGEPVPTSFFIGDQNGEAAFPRKLFSALGEVEGAGQAAQPSPTARDGVYVSTNGRMVIQLRTGQPPEPNGPSLTPPKEALAFVRQESFTKEPASGPPAPSKPPHISSHPLLQDLTAARASCVDIHSQDTRLILKETETALAALEARLLSKSMDTECGEGGVPRPPEDSLSGDSDVDTASTVSLLSGKNGPSPTTPQSLGSQKEKPLSPPAAQELAGAGLGSARERLSEKQHRPLGLADPGRGEQGRRLAVQRGSGPQGSLDWPDEEHGSGLTHPPSSDVVISNHKTPEATGAGRPGPRRKPAAPPPSLAAREEHGRGSASAQKVQQALTRSNSLSTPRPTRASRLRRARLGDASDTEAADGERGTPANPEPVGRPVTEQTKKLSRLDILAMPRKRAGSFTGPSDSEATPTRASFSGRSAELYCAGRKPTMAEARAAARKAAATATTGPRQPFSRARPGSARYSSNTRCRQQGSDYTSTSEEDYGSQHGSPKHTRSHASTATQTPRAGSSGRSRSRAPGPRDTDDEEEGTDRYGFIVQTAEIAEIARLSQTLVKDVAILAQEIHDVAGDSDSLSPTRSPSLGNMASTPNSTISAHEELVQRIPEASLNFQKVPPGSSNSRDLDQNMNDSREDALANKTRPRNREEVIFDNLMLNPVSQLSHAIRENTEHLAEKMKILFQNSGRAWEDLEARINAENEVPILKTSNKEISSILKELRRVQKQLEVINAIVDPSGNLDLLMGNRGSTGSSQLGLGKGRTAGQSPSSPPLTETLLPALPLRSLPQRANCGSPGLPDPAFLPDKERFLI encoded by the exons TCCCGCAGCGTGGACAAGCAGCATGCCGTCATCAACTATGACCCGGACAGGGACGAGCACTGGGTGAAGGACCTGGGCAGCCTCAATGGG ACATTTGTGAATGATGTGCGCATCCCAGACCAGAAGTACGTCACGCTGAGGCTCAATGACGTCATCCGCTTCGGCTACG ATTCCAACATGTACGTGCTGGAGCGTGTGCAGCACCGTGTCCCTGAGGAGGCACTCAAG CATGAGAAGtacaccagccagctgcaggtGAACGTCCCCGGCTCAGCGCCCAAGAGGGGCGAGGCACTGCCAGAGCACACACCGTACTGCGAGCCCTCGAACCCCAGGCTGGAGAAGGGGGACCGGAGGCCAGGAGCAG AGGCCACAACTTACCGGACACCCCTGTACGGGCAGCCCTCCTGGTGGGGTGAGGACGATGGTGTCACGCCACCTGAAGACCGGCGCCAGGAGGAGCCCTACCCAG AGCGTCCCAGGGAGCAGCAGGACGTGGAGCTCAACGGAACATTAGCTGGTATTCATGCCCCCGCCGAGCCTCAGGGCTACCCATTCCGGAGGGAGCCCAGCTACTTCGAGATTCCCACGAAGGAGGCCCCGCTGCCGCCTCGGCCCCCCGAGGTGCCGCTGCACGAGGCACCCACAAAGGACGTGGAGGCAGGTGGGGGCGGGGTGGCCCCTGTGGTGCAGAGCCACGCCTCCTTCACCATCGAGTTTGATGACTGCAGCCCCGGCAAGGTCAAGATCAAGGACCACATCACCAAGTTCTCCCTGCGCCAGCGGCGGCCCCCAGGCAAAGAAGCCACACCTGTTGAGATGGTCTCAGCCGAAACCAAGGTGGCCGACTGGCTGGTGCAGAATGACCCAAGCCTGCTACGCCGGGCCGGCCAGGGGGATGACCGTCACAGCACCAAGAGTGACCTGCCCATCCACACCCGCACCCTGAAGG gccatAAGCACGAGGACGGAACGCAGAGTGACTCAGAGGACCCCCAGGCCAAGGCAGCTGCAGCAGCCGGGATCCCAGGGGAGGCCAGCGGGGAGCAGATGCGGCTGCAGAGGCAGATCAAGCGGGACCCGCAGGAACTGCTGCACAACCAGCAGGCCTTCGTCATCGAGTTCTTTGATGAGGACACGCCCCGCAAGAAGCGCTCCCAGTCCTTCACGCACACTCCGCCCACAGACCCCAAGGCTGACAAGCGCCGTGGCCCTGGGCCAGCTGATAGGGACCGGCCAGGTGTCCCGGCCCCCGCCCGGGCCGCAGGTGGCAGCTCGGGACCGCAGAGAGCCAGCTCGCTCAAACGGGAGAAGACGGAGGAGCGGCTGGGTGGCCCCTCACCTGCTGCCCGAGCCTCCGCCCGCCCCTTCGGCAGCGTGGGGCGCCGGTCCCGCCTGGCCCAGGACTTCATGGCCCAGTGTCTACGGGAGAGCTCCCCAACCCCACGGCCCGGCCCTGAGAAGGCACCCCCAGTGCTGCCTGCTCCCCTGACGCCCcgtggggccagccctgtggccccctccacccccccaccacctcccGCCGACCCCCAGCTGACTAAGGCACGCAAACAGGAGGAAGATGATAGCCTCAGCGACGCAGGGACCTACACCATCGAGACGGAGGCACAGGACAAGGAGGTGGAGGAGGCCCGGAAGATGATTGACCAG GTCTTTGGGGTGTTGGAGTCCCCTGAACTCTCCAGGGTGTCTTCGGCCACCTTCCGCCCAGTCATCCGAGGGGACAAAGATGAGTCCGGTGACGGGGGCATGGCTCAGCGGATGGCCCTCCTGCAGGAGTTTGCCTTCCGGCCGCTGGGTATAAACCCCCAGGCAGAGCCCCAG GGGCTCCTGGCGCCAGGCTCCCCTGTGGGTCAGAAATGGGCATCCCGCTGGGCCAGTCTGGCTGACAGCTACTCAGACCCAGGCCTTGCAG AGGACGGCCCCGGGCGCAGAGCCAGTGAGCCTGAGGGGGCCCTACCTGTTCGCACGCGGCGACTGCTCCCGCAGCTGCCCAGCGACAGGGCGGACAGCCCCGCGGGCCCCGAGGCTGCCAGGAGGAGCAGACCTGGGCCACCAGAGCGGGGCAGTGAGCAGGCCAGCCGCCTTGTAGGCCAGGAGGACCTGGACCCGGACAGTCTCAGTGATGCCAGTGGGTCTGATGGTGGCCGGGGCCCCGAGCTGGGCGTGGAGCAGCAGGAGGAGAGGCACAGGAGCCCCCAGGAGGGGCCAGCGTGGGTCAGGGGTCGGCGCTCACCGAGGATCCCCGGGGAGCCAGTCCCCACTTCTTTCTTCATCGGAGACCAGAATGGAGAGGCCGCCTTCCCCAGGAAACTGTTTTCGGCTCTAGGGGAGGTGGAGGGTGCAGGGCaggcagcccagcccagccccactgCGAGGGACGGCGTCTACGTCAGCACCAACGGGAGAATGGTCATCCAGCTGCGGACCGGGCAGCCCCCAGAACCTAACGGCCCCAGCCTGACCCCGCCCAAGGAGGCCCTGGCCTTCGTCCGACAAGAGAGCTTCACTAAGGAGCCAGCCAGTGGCCCCCCTGCACCCAGCAAGCCGCCCCACATCTCTAGCCACCCCCTCCTGCAGGACCTAACTGCAGCCCGGGCCTCGTGTGTGGACATCCACTCCCAGGACACTCGGCTTATCTTGAAGGAGACTGAGACAGCCCTGGCAGCCCTGGAGGCCCGACTGCTCTCCAAGTCCATGGACACAGAGTGTGGAGAGGGTGGTGTCCCCAGGCCACCAGAGGACTCCCTGTCTGGGGACTCGGATGTGGACACGGCCAGCACAGTCAGCCTGCTCAGTGGCAAGAATGGGCCCAGCCCGACGACCCCCCAGTCCCTGGGGTCACAGAAAGAGAAGCCGCTGTCTCCACCGGCAGCACAGGAGCTGGCAGGTGCCGGCCTGGGCAGTGCCCGCGAGCGGCTCTCGGAAAAGCAGCATCGCCCACTAGGCCTGGCAGACCCAGGTCGTGGGGAGCAGGGGCGGCGCCTGGCTGTGCAGCGAGGCAGTGGGCCCCAAGGCTCCCTGGACTGGCCCGATGAGGAGCATGGCTCCGgcctcacccacccacccagctcaGACGTGGTCATCTCCAACCACAAGACCCCCGAGGCCACGGGGGCAGGGCGGCCAGGGCCTCGGCGGAAACCAGCAGCCCCGCCACCATCCCTGGCTGCCCGAGAAGAGCACGGCCGTGGCTCAGCCAGTGCCCAGAAGGTGCAGCAGGCGCTGACCCGCTCCAACAGCCTGTCCACCCCACGGCCCACACGGGCCTCCCGGCTGAGGCGGGCCCGCCTGGGGGATGCCTCGGACACTGAGGCTGCGGATGGGGAACGGGGGACCCCGGCCAACCCAGAGCCAGTAGGCCGGCCAGTCACTGAGCAGACCAAGAAGCTGTCACGCTTGGACATCCTGGCCATGCCCCGAAAGCGGGCTGGCTCCTTCACAGGGCCCAGCGACTCCGAGGCAACCCCCACGCGCGCCAGCTTCTCTGGCCGCAGTGCCGAGCTGTACTGTGCCGGCCGCAAGCCCACCATGGCTGAAGCTCGGGCCGCCGCTAGGAAGGCCGCCGCCACTGCCACCACCGGCCCCCGCCAGCCCTTCAGCAGGGCCCGCCCAGGCAGCGCTAGATACTCCTCCA ACACGCGGTGCCGGCAGCAGGGCTCGGATTACACCTCTACGTCCGAGGAGGATTATGGCTCCCAGCACGGCTCCCCCAAACACACGCGCTCCCATGCCTCAACAGCCACGCAGACCCCGCGGGCCGGCAGCTCTGGCCGCTCTCGGTCCCGGGCTCCTGGCCCCCGGGACACAGACGACGAGGAAGAGGGGACTGACCGCTACGGTTTCATCGTGCAGACAGCTGAGATTGCCGAGATTGCCAG GCTGAGCCAGACTCTGGTGAAGGATGTGGCCATCCTGGCCCAGGAAATCCATGACGTGGCTGGGGACAGTGACTCTCTGAGCCCCACCCGCAGCCCTTCCCTTGGCAACATGGCCAGCACCCCCAACTCCACCATATCTGCCCACGAAGAG CTGGTGCAGCGCATCCCAGAGGCCAGCCTCAACTTCCAGAAGGTGCCGCCTGGCTCTTCGAACTCCCGGGACCTTGACCAGAACATGAATGACAGCCGGGAGGATGCCCTGGCCAACAAGACAAGGCCTCGGAACCGTGAGGAG GTGATCTTCGACAACCTGATGCTGAACCCGGTGTCCCAGCTGTCTCACGCCATCCGCGAGAACACGGAGCACCTTGCCGAGAAGATGAA GATCCTCTTTCAGAACTCAGGGCGGGCGTGGGAGGACCTGGAAGCCAGGATCAATGCTGAGAACGAGGTGCCCATCCTGAAGACGTCCAACAAG GAAATCAGCTCCATCCTGAAGGAACTGCGACGGGTGCAGAAGCAGCTGGAAG TCATCAATGCCATTGTGGACCCCAGCGGGAACCTGGACCTGCTCATGGGAAACAGGGGCTCCACGGGCTCATCCCAGCTGGGACTCGGGAAGGGCCGCACGGCAGGCCAAAGTCCATCCTCACCCCCCTTGACGGAGACCCTGCTGCCAGCCCTGCCCCTGAGGAGCTTACCTCAGCGGGCCAACTGCGGGTCCCCCGGCCTCCCGGACCCCGCCTTTCTCCCCGATAAGGAGAGGTTCCTGATCTAG